Proteins encoded within one genomic window of Bacillus sp. F19:
- a CDS encoding N-acetyltransferase: MFTIRKETAADIAAIKEVNDAAFGQENEANLIHEIRQSESFVPELSLVAENEEGEVIGHILFSKIIIETENGEVPSLALAPMAVKPGFQKEGVGSLLVHAGLKHCRELGYYSVIVLGHPEFYPKFGFVPASSKGIKPPFEVLDEVFMLTELKPGALDEASGVVKYPPAFMNV; this comes from the coding sequence ATGTTCACGATCAGAAAAGAAACAGCTGCTGACATTGCTGCAATAAAAGAAGTGAATGATGCAGCATTCGGTCAGGAAAATGAAGCAAATTTAATTCATGAAATAAGACAATCTGAGTCCTTTGTGCCAGAGCTGTCATTAGTTGCCGAGAACGAAGAAGGAGAAGTCATTGGACATATTTTGTTCAGTAAAATAATCATCGAAACGGAAAACGGGGAGGTGCCTTCACTAGCCCTTGCACCTATGGCGGTTAAACCAGGGTTTCAGAAAGAGGGCGTAGGTTCTCTGCTGGTACATGCAGGACTGAAACACTGCAGAGAACTGGGTTATTATTCAGTCATCGTTCTTGGACATCCGGAGTTTTATCCTAAGTTTGGTTTTGTTCCTGCAAGCAGCAAAGGAATTAAGCCGCCGTTTGAGGTTTTGGATGAGGTGTTTATGCTGACTGAGTTAAAGCCGGGTGCGCTTGATGAAGCATCAGGTGTTGTCAAGTATCCGCCTGCTTTTATGAATGTGTGA
- a CDS encoding sporulation protein, whose translation MILRKYMSILGIGSAQIDLILPKEEFQPGECINGYFLIRGGVIEQQLKRIDCDLVMADLTSRTEKVIETANILTSKQIESDEQNRIDFIFRLPEDLAASTEERSYYFNTRLVFDEGVISKDQDFITIKED comes from the coding sequence ATGATACTCAGAAAATATATGTCGATTTTAGGAATAGGCTCAGCGCAGATTGATCTTATTCTTCCAAAGGAAGAGTTTCAGCCGGGAGAATGCATAAACGGTTATTTTTTAATTAGAGGCGGTGTCATTGAGCAGCAGCTGAAACGGATTGATTGTGATTTAGTTATGGCAGATTTGACATCACGAACTGAAAAGGTTATAGAAACAGCCAATATCTTAACGTCGAAACAAATTGAGTCAGATGAACAGAACCGGATCGATTTTATTTTCCGATTGCCTGAAGATTTAGCGGCTTCCACTGAAGAGAGGTCGTATTACTTTAATACAAGACTTGTTTTTGATGAAGGTGTAATCAGTAAGGATCAGGATTTTATTACGATAAAGGAGGACTAA
- a CDS encoding DUF948 domain-containing protein, with amino-acid sequence MLIKLSVAGASGAFIFLAVNLVGTLKKGMVTLDETNKTLAEVRNAVNGLTEEAEQLIHTANQITVDVKGKIKTVDPLLESAQDVGEMIHNVTSSIKQVGAVFGGKRPPRTEISVNEPPVRIKGPVHINVK; translated from the coding sequence ATGCTTATAAAATTGAGTGTAGCAGGAGCATCAGGCGCATTTATTTTTCTTGCAGTCAATCTGGTCGGGACATTAAAAAAAGGGATGGTCACACTTGATGAAACAAACAAGACGCTTGCTGAAGTCAGAAATGCGGTAAATGGCCTGACCGAAGAAGCAGAGCAGCTGATACATACAGCTAACCAGATTACCGTTGATGTAAAAGGGAAAATTAAAACCGTCGATCCGCTGCTTGAATCCGCACAGGATGTGGGAGAAATGATTCATAATGTAACAAGCTCGATTAAACAGGTTGGTGCCGTCTTTGGCGGAAAACGGCCCCCGCGCACCGAAATTTCAGTAAATGAACCTCCAGTCCGAATTAAGGGGCCTGTTCACATTAATGTAAAGTGA
- a CDS encoding phospholipase D family protein, whose translation MTKPNVTEPVIMKKRKRELFLGAVLFLMLLSACIAVYHYSKPLPAGISHEGDIHSSGQVEFLYDLTFENGDSIKHDQVIFNQIETMIDEADDFILMDMFLFNDEYDRSASYPALSRSLMEALIEKKQQDKEVEITVITDRINTFYGSYPSEIAEKLKEQGIQVVFTDLKPLRDSNPFYSGGYRTFLQWFGTSGSGWIPNAFSPDSPDVTLRSYLDLLNFKANHRKVVVNEKEGLVTSANPHDGSSLHSNIAFLVKGDILRELVQTEKAVADLSGAEIEIAESAAVFKQAESGEYDVQLLTEGKIKKHLLDELKKTQKQEKITVGAFYLSDRDIVGELLAASKRGADVKLILDANKDAFGREKNGVPNRPVAHELVMESDQKIKVRWYKTNGEQYHTKLVFFERDQEATVIGGSANFTKRNLGDFNLETDLKITGPEGTGMMADIEEYFHTIWTNESGTYTENYEVFADDSFGLRFLYRFQEWSGISSF comes from the coding sequence ATGACAAAACCAAATGTTACAGAACCAGTCATTATGAAAAAACGAAAGAGAGAGCTTTTTCTTGGAGCTGTCCTGTTCTTGATGCTGCTTAGTGCATGTATCGCTGTTTATCATTATTCAAAGCCGCTTCCCGCAGGGATCTCGCATGAAGGGGACATTCATTCTTCCGGTCAGGTAGAATTTTTATATGATCTTACCTTTGAAAATGGAGATAGCATCAAACATGATCAGGTTATTTTTAATCAGATTGAAACCATGATTGACGAAGCTGACGATTTTATCCTGATGGATATGTTCCTCTTTAACGATGAATATGACCGTTCCGCGAGCTATCCTGCTTTATCAAGGAGTTTAATGGAGGCTTTAATAGAAAAAAAACAGCAGGACAAAGAAGTTGAAATAACTGTTATTACAGACCGCATAAATACCTTTTACGGATCATATCCGTCTGAAATTGCAGAAAAACTGAAGGAACAGGGGATCCAGGTTGTGTTTACGGATTTGAAGCCGCTGAGAGACTCCAATCCTTTTTATTCAGGCGGGTACCGGACGTTTCTTCAATGGTTTGGAACGTCTGGCAGCGGCTGGATTCCAAATGCCTTCAGCCCGGACTCTCCGGATGTCACGCTGAGATCATATCTGGATCTTCTGAACTTTAAAGCCAATCACCGAAAAGTAGTGGTGAACGAGAAAGAGGGACTTGTTACTTCTGCCAATCCGCATGACGGCAGCTCGCTGCATTCCAACATTGCATTTCTCGTCAAAGGTGACATATTGAGGGAACTTGTTCAAACAGAAAAAGCCGTAGCGGACCTTTCAGGGGCAGAGATAGAGATTGCCGAAAGCGCAGCTGTTTTCAAACAGGCAGAATCCGGTGAGTATGATGTTCAGCTTTTGACAGAAGGTAAAATTAAAAAACATCTGCTTGATGAACTAAAAAAGACTCAGAAGCAAGAGAAAATTACGGTAGGAGCGTTTTATTTATCAGACCGCGACATTGTAGGAGAACTGCTTGCAGCATCAAAAAGAGGGGCTGATGTGAAGCTGATCCTGGATGCCAACAAAGATGCATTCGGACGCGAAAAGAATGGTGTCCCAAACAGACCTGTTGCTCATGAACTGGTTATGGAATCTGATCAAAAGATTAAAGTGCGATGGTACAAAACAAATGGGGAGCAGTATCATACAAAACTGGTCTTTTTTGAGAGAGATCAAGAGGCAACAGTGATTGGAGGCTCCGCAAATTTCACAAAGCGGAATCTGGGTGATTTTAACCTTGAAACGGATTTAAAGATAACGGGTCCTGAGGGCACTGGTATGATGGCAGATATCGAAGAGTATTTCCATACGATCTGGACTAACGAGTCAGGTACTTATACAGAAAATTATGAGGTCTTTGCAGATGATTCGTTTGGACTCCGGTTCCTATATCGCTTTCAGGAGTGGAGCGGCATCTCAAGCTTTTAA
- a CDS encoding response regulator transcription factor: protein MNEPTILIIDDEEAMRSLIKTFLHKDGYAVLEASNGLEGLEFISKKEPDLILVDVMMPFMDGFVFAEELKKSYNIPLIFLTAKGEEWDKIHGLKLGGDDYIVKPFHPGELLARIESVLRRANYSTKQNTELSIGPLVLDSMAFRACIHGMPLSLTLKEFEMLSLLAKNKGTVFSRDQLLQSVWGDDYKGTGRTVDTHIKTLRLKLKDEAKLIQTVWSVGYKFEAEN, encoded by the coding sequence GTGAATGAACCGACGATATTGATAATAGATGATGAAGAAGCCATGAGATCATTGATTAAGACTTTTTTACATAAAGATGGATACGCGGTATTGGAAGCTTCTAATGGTCTGGAAGGCCTTGAATTTATTTCAAAGAAAGAACCTGATCTTATCCTTGTAGATGTGATGATGCCTTTTATGGATGGATTTGTTTTTGCAGAAGAATTGAAGAAATCTTATAACATCCCTCTCATCTTTTTAACTGCCAAAGGAGAAGAATGGGATAAAATTCATGGTCTTAAGCTTGGAGGGGATGATTATATTGTTAAACCTTTCCATCCCGGGGAGCTGCTTGCACGGATTGAATCCGTGTTAAGAAGAGCCAATTACTCAACCAAGCAGAACACAGAATTATCTATAGGTCCGCTCGTTCTGGATTCCATGGCCTTTCGTGCCTGCATACATGGTATGCCGCTTTCCTTAACACTAAAAGAATTTGAGATGCTGTCACTTCTCGCAAAAAATAAAGGGACTGTTTTTTCCCGTGATCAGCTTCTGCAGTCTGTTTGGGGAGATGATTATAAAGGCACCGGCAGGACGGTCGATACTCATATTAAAACCCTGCGGCTAAAATTAAAGGATGAGGCAAAGCTGATTCAGACTGTATGGAGTGTAGGCTATAAGTTTGAAGCAGAGAATTGA
- a CDS encoding FbpB family small basic protein → MKKVRGSIEKLIRENKEELLKDKRQLEKIEIRIDDKYSKGNS, encoded by the coding sequence ATGAAAAAAGTCAGAGGTTCAATTGAAAAGCTTATTAGAGAAAACAAAGAGGAGCTGCTTAAAGATAAACGCCAGCTCGAAAAAATTGAAATACGCATAGATGATAAATATTCAAAAGGAAATTCATAA